A genome region from Streptomyces pratensis includes the following:
- a CDS encoding phosphatase PAP2 family protein, giving the protein MRTDIFARLDREPEPPKIEIPRMSRHRIALFGGTLAFYLAIVVAVLVSSWLVALDWKVMLFRPYQQWPELHAFLDYYVVLGQRGPTAVMVASWLGWRSWRQHTLRPLLTLGTSLLLLNLSVGAVKLGLGRLGPHYATQIGSAELYAGGDIFPSGHTANAVVTWGILAYLATTPRARRYLSALSAFVSLGVGLTTVYIGTHWLSDVLLGWAAGLLILLALPWFEPLITRTEVLILSVREQWRARRRPGKSVPAAPVAPEPVLLPQALGGAAAEGAQEAASSGPAPGTTGAAGHPGTAARARAHAAHPVRSERTPLTPAGSRRPSHGDRSPRSGAGPSRPVTGGTMAP; this is encoded by the coding sequence GTGCGTACCGACATCTTTGCCCGGCTGGACCGGGAGCCGGAACCGCCGAAGATAGAGATCCCGCGGATGAGCCGTCACCGCATCGCTCTCTTCGGCGGGACTTTGGCGTTCTATCTCGCCATCGTCGTTGCCGTGCTCGTCTCGTCCTGGCTGGTGGCTCTCGACTGGAAGGTCATGCTGTTCCGGCCCTATCAGCAGTGGCCGGAGCTCCACGCCTTCCTCGACTACTACGTCGTGCTCGGCCAGCGTGGCCCCACGGCCGTGATGGTCGCCTCCTGGCTGGGCTGGCGCTCCTGGCGCCAGCACACGCTGCGTCCGCTGCTCACTCTGGGCACCTCGCTGCTGCTGCTCAATCTGTCGGTCGGCGCGGTCAAGCTCGGTCTGGGGCGGCTCGGCCCGCACTACGCCACCCAGATCGGCTCCGCGGAGCTGTACGCCGGCGGCGATATATTTCCTTCGGGACACACCGCCAACGCCGTCGTGACCTGGGGAATCCTTGCCTACCTGGCCACCACGCCGCGCGCCAGGCGCTACTTGTCGGCCCTGTCGGCGTTCGTCTCCCTGGGCGTGGGCCTCACCACGGTCTACATCGGCACGCACTGGCTCAGCGACGTCCTGCTGGGCTGGGCGGCCGGCCTGCTGATCCTGCTGGCGCTGCCCTGGTTCGAGCCGCTGATCACGCGTACCGAGGTCCTGATCCTCTCGGTCCGTGAACAGTGGCGGGCACGCCGCAGGCCCGGGAAGTCCGTTCCGGCCGCCCCCGTGGCGCCGGAGCCGGTCCTGCTGCCGCAGGCGCTGGGCGGAGCGGCGGCCGAAGGCGCTCAGGAGGCCGCGAGCAGTGGTCCCGCGCCCGGGACCACGGGAGCGGCAGGCCATCCGGGGACGGCGGCCAGAGCCCGGGCGCACGCGGCACACCCGGTACGTTCGGAACGGACGCCGCTGACCCCGGCGGGCTCACGCCGTCCGTCCCACGGCGACCGCTCGCCGCGGAGCGGCGCGGGCCCGTCCCGCCCTGTGACGGGCGGGACGATGGCCCCCTGA
- a CDS encoding MFS transporter, giving the protein MTGTSTAVSRLRAAADGANRWVVLVVLCLSLLLVALDATVLHVAVPAVTEDLRPSAVGLLWIVDAYPLVCASLLILFGTLGDRIGRRRVLLFGYALFGVASALAATADSPGVLIAARALLGVGGAMIMPATLSILRQVFPDRRERALAIGVWTAVAAVGAAAGPVVGGFLVEHYWWGSVFLINIPLMALILPVGRWLLPESRGEDDGPWDVLGALMAAAGVLGVVLGIKRIGGEGLLDPAALAPLLVGAVLLVLFVRRQKRRTHPLIDIAMFSRPAFTTAVGCIVLAMLALVGLELIAVQYLQLVLDLSPLETGLRLLPLTFAAMAAGATGSYTLSRVGPRRMVGWGFVLTAAAVLLLTLMGQHDRPVLLTVGFVLLGFGLQSTLFGAYESMLSEAPAERAGGAAAIGETSYQLGAGMGIALLGSVMNAAYAPGFARLHEEGVPTAAGAAASHSLGEAYQVADRLGGPMGDLLRDAARSAFVDGLHVTLLVSAGLLLLGALAALRLPRLMDCPPVKAACREPSPAVPEQSAGPGSSGSAPRREVPPLTPPDGAGRPVPRPARREPAEVTGSGRAAR; this is encoded by the coding sequence ATGACTGGGACATCCACGGCCGTGAGCAGGCTGCGCGCCGCAGCCGACGGTGCCAACCGCTGGGTCGTCCTGGTCGTCCTCTGTCTCAGTCTGCTGCTGGTCGCGCTCGACGCCACCGTGCTGCACGTCGCCGTCCCCGCCGTCACCGAGGACCTGCGGCCCAGCGCCGTCGGCCTGCTGTGGATCGTGGACGCCTACCCGCTGGTCTGTGCCTCACTGCTCATTCTCTTCGGCACGCTCGGTGACCGGATCGGCAGACGGCGCGTCCTCCTCTTCGGTTACGCGCTCTTCGGGGTCGCCTCCGCGCTCGCGGCGACGGCCGACTCGCCCGGCGTGCTGATCGCGGCGCGCGCGCTGCTCGGCGTGGGCGGCGCGATGATCATGCCCGCCACGCTGTCGATACTCCGCCAGGTCTTTCCCGACCGCCGCGAGCGCGCGCTGGCCATCGGCGTGTGGACCGCGGTTGCCGCGGTGGGTGCCGCGGCCGGACCGGTGGTCGGCGGATTCCTCGTCGAGCACTACTGGTGGGGCTCCGTCTTCCTGATCAACATCCCCCTCATGGCGCTGATCCTTCCGGTCGGGCGCTGGCTCCTGCCCGAGTCCCGCGGCGAGGACGACGGGCCCTGGGACGTGCTCGGCGCCCTCATGGCGGCGGCCGGTGTGCTCGGCGTCGTGCTCGGGATCAAGCGGATCGGCGGCGAGGGGCTGCTGGACCCCGCCGCCCTCGCCCCGCTACTTGTCGGCGCCGTGCTGCTCGTCCTCTTCGTGCGCAGGCAGAAGAGGCGTACCCATCCGCTGATCGACATCGCGATGTTCTCCCGGCCCGCCTTCACCACGGCGGTCGGCTGCATCGTGCTTGCCATGCTGGCCCTGGTCGGTCTGGAGCTGATCGCGGTCCAGTACCTCCAGCTGGTCCTGGACCTGAGCCCGCTGGAGACCGGCCTGCGGCTGCTGCCGCTGACCTTCGCCGCGATGGCCGCCGGTGCCACGGGTTCGTACACGCTGAGCCGCGTCGGCCCCCGGCGGATGGTCGGATGGGGCTTCGTGCTCACGGCCGCAGCGGTGCTCCTGTTGACCCTGATGGGCCAGCACGACCGGCCCGTGCTGCTCACCGTCGGCTTCGTGCTGCTCGGCTTCGGGCTGCAGTCCACGCTGTTCGGGGCGTACGAATCGATGCTGAGCGAGGCGCCCGCGGAGCGGGCGGGCGGCGCCGCCGCGATCGGTGAGACGTCGTACCAGCTGGGTGCGGGCATGGGGATCGCCCTGCTCGGCAGCGTGATGAACGCCGCCTACGCGCCCGGATTCGCCCGGCTCCACGAGGAGGGCGTGCCCACCGCCGCCGGAGCGGCCGCATCGCATTCGCTGGGTGAGGCCTACCAGGTGGCCGACCGGCTGGGCGGCCCCATGGGGGACCTGCTGCGGGACGCGGCCCGGAGCGCCTTCGTCGACGGTCTGCATGTCACGCTGCTGGTCAGTGCGGGCCTGTTGCTGCTCGGTGCGCTGGCGGCCCTGCGCCTGCCGCGCCTCATGGACTGTCCTCCGGTGAAGGCTGCCTGCCGGGAGCCTTCACCGGCCGTGCCGGAGCAGTCGGCGGGACCCGGGAGCTCCGGCTCCGCGCCCCGCCGCGAGGTCCCTCCCCTTACGCCGCCGGACGGCGCGGGACGCCCGGTTCCCCGTCCCGCGCGCCGTGAACCCGCCGAGGTCACGGGATCTGGACGGGCGGCACGCTGA
- a CDS encoding amino acid ABC transporter permease, producing the protein MSAQTEIHAPSLPPPVGGKPGEATPRIVPVRRTGQWTAAVVVLLLLAGALVSVVRNDAFQWDVVGEYLTTDSVLRGLGLTLWLTALVMVLGFALGTLLAVFRLSANRVLQAVSWGYIWLFRSTPLLVQLLFWFNIGALYPQILGVDTVNLLSPITVAVIGLTLHEAAYAAEVVRGGILSVERGQLEAAQSLGLGPWRRLRRIVLPQAMRSIVPPAGNMLIGTLKGTSIVSIIAVQDLLYSVQLVYHRTYEVIPLLLVATLWYVAVTSLLSIGQYYVERHYARGTAGAR; encoded by the coding sequence ATGTCCGCGCAGACAGAAATCCATGCCCCGTCACTCCCTCCCCCGGTCGGCGGGAAACCCGGGGAAGCGACCCCGCGCATCGTCCCCGTACGCCGAACCGGTCAGTGGACAGCGGCTGTTGTCGTCCTGCTCCTCCTCGCGGGCGCCCTGGTGTCCGTCGTCCGCAACGACGCGTTCCAGTGGGACGTCGTGGGCGAGTACCTCACGACCGACTCCGTGCTGCGGGGCCTCGGCCTGACGCTGTGGCTCACCGCCCTCGTCATGGTGCTCGGCTTCGCCCTGGGCACTCTGCTGGCGGTGTTCAGGCTCTCCGCCAACAGGGTTCTCCAGGCGGTGAGCTGGGGCTACATCTGGCTGTTCAGGTCGACACCGCTGCTGGTCCAGCTGCTCTTCTGGTTCAACATCGGCGCCCTCTACCCGCAGATCCTCGGCGTCGACACGGTCAACCTCCTGAGCCCGATCACCGTCGCCGTCATCGGCCTCACGCTCCACGAGGCCGCGTACGCCGCCGAGGTGGTCCGCGGCGGGATCCTCTCCGTCGAGCGCGGACAGCTCGAGGCGGCCCAGTCGCTCGGCCTCGGGCCCTGGCGCCGGCTCCGGCGGATCGTGCTGCCACAGGCCATGCGGTCCATCGTGCCGCCCGCCGGCAACATGCTGATCGGGACCCTCAAGGGCACCTCCATAGTCAGCATCATCGCCGTGCAGGACCTGCTGTACTCCGTGCAGCTCGTCTACCACCGCACCTACGAGGTCATCCCGCTCCTGCTGGTCGCCACGCTCTGGTACGTCGCCGTCACCTCGCTCCTGTCCATCGGCCAGTACTACGTCGAACGTCACTACGCGCGCGGCACGGCGGGCGCACGGTGA
- a CDS encoding DUF5685 family protein, producing MFGIVRPCTHRLSEGLKTEWMAHLCGLCLALRADHGQFARVVTNYDGLIVSVLTEAQTERTAGQRRTAGPCPLRSMRTAPVARGEGARLAAAVSLVLASAKVRDHVADRDGLLKRRPVAAAARRVAAGWDRAGARTGAELGFDTAVLVDAVDRQTGIESLAGPGTPLLTVTEPTETATAAAFAHTAVLAGRPQNAAPLAEAGRLFGRLAHLLDAVEDREADAASGAWNPLTATGTPLAEARRLCDDALHGVRLAMRDAEFTDGTLAHVLLVHELRRSVDRAFGPASCSHQQGGQPSGAFGPPPGNPYAPTPGGPQGPPLPPEPPRNRRGLIAGCLVWAGLACTCQMCCAGSFNDPWSGQEREGLCHKNDCNDWCEGCCEGCNCCGKCCECCDCGCDC from the coding sequence GTGTTCGGAATCGTGAGGCCATGTACCCATCGGCTGTCCGAAGGTCTCAAGACGGAGTGGATGGCTCATCTCTGCGGTCTCTGCCTCGCGCTGCGCGCGGACCACGGACAGTTCGCACGGGTCGTCACGAACTACGACGGCCTGATCGTCTCGGTCCTGACGGAGGCTCAGACGGAGCGCACGGCCGGACAGCGGCGTACCGCCGGCCCCTGCCCGCTGCGCTCGATGCGGACGGCTCCCGTCGCCCGCGGTGAGGGGGCCCGTCTCGCCGCCGCGGTGTCGCTCGTGCTGGCGTCGGCGAAGGTGCGTGACCATGTGGCCGACCGCGACGGTCTGTTGAAACGGCGTCCGGTGGCCGCCGCCGCGCGCCGGGTCGCCGCGGGCTGGGACAGGGCCGGGGCGCGTACCGGGGCCGAGCTCGGCTTCGACACCGCGGTCCTGGTCGACGCCGTCGACCGGCAGACCGGCATCGAGTCCCTCGCCGGTCCTGGCACCCCGCTGCTGACGGTCACCGAACCCACCGAGACGGCGACGGCCGCGGCCTTCGCGCACACCGCCGTCCTCGCGGGCAGGCCGCAGAACGCCGCGCCGCTGGCCGAGGCGGGCCGGCTCTTCGGACGGCTCGCCCATCTGCTGGATGCGGTGGAGGACCGCGAAGCTGACGCCGCGTCGGGTGCCTGGAACCCGCTCACCGCGACCGGCACACCGCTCGCCGAGGCCCGCCGCCTGTGCGACGACGCGCTGCACGGCGTGCGCCTCGCGATGCGGGACGCGGAATTCACCGACGGCACCCTGGCGCACGTGCTCCTGGTGCACGAACTGCGGCGTTCGGTGGACCGGGCCTTCGGGCCGGCCTCGTGCTCGCACCAGCAGGGCGGGCAGCCCTCGGGGGCCTTCGGCCCGCCGCCCGGCAACCCGTACGCGCCCACCCCCGGTGGCCCGCAGGGCCCGCCGCTCCCGCCCGAGCCGCCCCGCAACAGGCGCGGCCTCATAGCAGGCTGTCTGGTCTGGGCCGGTCTCGCCTGCACCTGCCAGATGTGCTGTGCCGGCAGCTTCAACGACCCGTGGAGCGGCCAGGAGCGCGAAGGGCTCTGCCACAAGAACGACTGCAACGACTGGTGCGAGGGCTGCTGCGAGGGCTGCAACTGCTGCGGTAAGTGCTGCGAATGCTGCGACTGCGGGTGCGACTGCTGA
- a CDS encoding glycosyltransferase family 4 protein, translating to MHISFLLHNAYGIGGTIRTTFTLATTLAEQHDVEIVSVFRHRDDPKLGAPSGVRMSHLVDLRKSSPGYEGKAADHARPASVFPRGDTRHGQYSRLTDSRIAARLGALDADVVVGTRPGLNVHISRQARRGPVRVGQEHLTLESHGYRLRREISHRYALLDAVTTVTEADARDYRARLRLPGVRIEAIPNSVPEPEGPPADCEAKWIVAAGRLHRVKRYDVLIRAFAEVAAARPEWRLRIYGAGDASGDEQQPLRALVDELGLRERVFLMGSVDPMEAEWPKSSIAAVTSERESFGMTIVEAMRCGVPVVATDCPHGPAEIITDGKDGRLVPPGDTGAFAKALTGLIDDDATRRRMGGAARVSAARFDPAPIAERHERLFTELVARGGGARSRSVLRDAVQRSRGGVLDGAYALRYKAAEVIRKGRA from the coding sequence ATGCACATTTCATTTCTGCTCCACAACGCGTACGGCATCGGGGGAACGATCCGTACCACCTTCACTCTCGCCACGACCTTGGCGGAGCAGCACGACGTCGAGATCGTCTCCGTCTTCCGGCACCGCGACGACCCGAAGCTCGGCGCGCCCTCCGGGGTCCGGATGAGCCATCTCGTCGACCTGCGGAAGTCGAGCCCGGGGTACGAGGGGAAGGCCGCGGACCATGCGCGGCCCGCATCGGTGTTCCCGCGCGGGGACACCCGGCACGGCCAGTACAGCAGGCTCACCGACAGCCGTATCGCAGCCCGCCTGGGCGCGCTGGACGCCGATGTCGTCGTCGGTACGCGCCCCGGGCTCAACGTGCACATCAGCCGGCAGGCGCGGCGCGGCCCGGTGCGTGTGGGCCAGGAGCACCTCACGCTCGAGAGCCATGGCTACCGGCTCCGCCGGGAGATAAGCCACCGGTACGCGCTGCTCGACGCCGTCACGACCGTCACCGAGGCCGACGCGCGGGACTACCGCGCCAGGCTGCGGCTGCCCGGCGTACGGATCGAGGCGATCCCGAACAGCGTGCCTGAGCCCGAGGGGCCGCCGGCCGACTGCGAAGCCAAGTGGATCGTCGCGGCGGGGCGGCTGCACCGGGTCAAGCGCTACGACGTACTGATCCGGGCCTTCGCCGAGGTCGCGGCGGCGCGGCCGGAGTGGCGTCTTCGGATCTACGGCGCCGGTGACGCGTCGGGCGACGAGCAGCAGCCCCTGCGGGCGCTCGTCGACGAGCTCGGACTCCGGGAGCGGGTGTTCCTCATGGGGTCGGTCGACCCGATGGAGGCGGAGTGGCCCAAGAGCTCCATCGCCGCCGTCACATCCGAGCGGGAGTCGTTCGGCATGACCATCGTGGAGGCGATGCGCTGCGGGGTGCCGGTCGTGGCGACCGACTGCCCCCACGGGCCAGCCGAGATCATCACGGACGGCAAGGACGGGCGGCTGGTGCCGCCGGGGGACACCGGCGCGTTCGCGAAGGCCCTGACCGGCCTGATCGACGACGACGCGACGCGGCGCCGTATGGGCGGTGCCGCGCGGGTCTCCGCGGCGCGGTTCGATCCGGCGCCGATCGCGGAGCGGCACGAGAGGCTCTTCACCGAGCTCGTCGCGCGGGGTGGGGGAGCGAGGTCGCGGAGCGTGCTGCGCGACGCGGTCCAGCGCTCCAGGGGCGGCGTGCTGGACGGAGCGTATGCGCTCCGTTACAAGGCGGCGGAGGTGATCCGCAAGGGGCGGGCCTGA
- a CDS encoding ABC transporter substrate-binding protein, which produces MPRTRHTAAFALITVAALSLTACGSGDPAASQAGPAGRAKTPKTDVVSSVKKNEAAAKLLPAGVRASGELSLASSVGAPPGAFYEEDGKTLAGADIDFADAVARALGLELKREVASFEAILPALGSGKYDLGTGNFGVTDERRRTIDFVTYINDGQGFAVRGDSELKEVTDLTQLCGLTVGTGAGTTFEATLEENKHLCADAGEKPYEVKTYADQAAVWISLQQGRSDVLMSTINGLRYAVSQLDGLRFLNEFKRLDVGFAFKKGTPLAPAFQAAVNGLKEDGTYDRILKKWGTGKSAIETSQISPPEIK; this is translated from the coding sequence ATGCCCCGAACCCGGCACACCGCTGCCTTCGCGCTGATCACCGTGGCCGCTCTCTCGCTCACCGCGTGCGGATCGGGGGATCCGGCGGCCTCGCAGGCCGGGCCCGCGGGCCGGGCGAAGACCCCGAAGACCGATGTGGTCTCGTCGGTGAAGAAGAACGAGGCCGCGGCGAAGCTGCTGCCCGCCGGCGTCCGCGCCTCGGGTGAGCTCTCCCTCGCCTCCAGCGTCGGCGCTCCGCCCGGAGCGTTCTACGAGGAGGACGGCAAGACGCTCGCGGGCGCCGACATCGACTTCGCCGATGCGGTGGCCCGGGCGCTCGGGCTGGAACTGAAGCGCGAGGTCGCCTCGTTCGAGGCGATCCTGCCGGCCCTGGGGAGCGGGAAGTACGACCTCGGCACCGGCAACTTCGGGGTGACGGACGAGCGCCGCAGGACGATCGACTTCGTGACGTACATCAACGACGGGCAGGGCTTCGCCGTCCGCGGGGACAGCGAGCTGAAGGAGGTCACCGACCTCACGCAGCTCTGCGGTCTGACCGTCGGCACCGGCGCCGGGACCACCTTCGAGGCGACCTTGGAGGAGAACAAGCACCTGTGCGCCGACGCGGGCGAGAAGCCCTACGAGGTCAAGACGTACGCCGATCAGGCCGCCGTCTGGATCTCGCTCCAGCAGGGCCGCAGCGACGTCCTGATGTCCACGATCAACGGACTGCGCTACGCCGTGAGCCAGCTGGACGGGCTGCGCTTCCTCAACGAGTTCAAGCGGCTCGACGTCGGCTTCGCCTTCAAGAAGGGCACCCCGCTGGCTCCCGCCTTCCAGGCGGCGGTCAACGGCCTGAAGGAGGACGGGACCTACGACCGCATCCTGAAGAAGTGGGGCACCGGGAAGTCGGCGATCGAGACGTCGCAGATCTCCCCGCCCGAGATCAAGTGA
- a CDS encoding I78 family peptidase inhibitor, producing the protein MAPLPTPPAQPDDTPEAYVGLDAETAERQARARGWSTVRALPPGTVITMEFRGGRINFEVDASTVTRCWVG; encoded by the coding sequence ATGGCACCTCTACCGACCCCTCCCGCCCAGCCGGACGACACCCCCGAGGCATATGTGGGCCTCGATGCCGAGACCGCCGAACGGCAGGCCAGAGCGCGCGGCTGGAGCACGGTCCGTGCCCTTCCGCCGGGCACCGTCATCACCATGGAGTTCCGTGGCGGTCGCATCAACTTCGAGGTGGACGCCTCGACCGTGACCCGCTGCTGGGTCGGCTGA
- the der gene encoding ribosome biogenesis GTPase Der, whose amino-acid sequence MNDQIHSGGSDHEHGALGDAEYAEFMELAAQEGFDLEDVEGAIGEAGHGPLPVLAVVGRPNVGKSTLVNRILGRREAVVQDKPGVTRDRVTYEAEWAGRRFKLVDTGGWEQDVLGLDASVAAQAEYAISTADAVVFVVDATVGATDTDEAVVKLLRRAKKPVVLCANKVDGQSGEADATALWSLGLGQPHPVSSLHGRGTGDMLDAVLEALPEAPAQTFGNALGGPRRIALIGRPNVGKSSLLNKVANEDRVVVNELAGTTRDPVDELIELGGITWKFIDTAGIRRKVHLQEGADYYASLRTAAAVEKAEVAVILIDSSESISVQDQRIVTMAVEAGRAIVIAFNKWDTLDEERRYYLEREIDTELAQVAWAPRVNVSAVTGRHMEKLVPAIETAIEGWETRVPTGRLNAFLGEIVASHPHPVRGGKQPRILFGTQAGIKPPRFVLFSSGFLEHGYRRFVERRLREEFGFEGTPLHISVRVREKRGRKK is encoded by the coding sequence ATGAACGACCAGATTCACTCCGGCGGCTCGGACCACGAGCACGGAGCACTTGGCGATGCCGAGTACGCGGAGTTCATGGAGCTCGCCGCGCAGGAGGGGTTCGACCTCGAGGACGTCGAGGGCGCGATCGGTGAGGCCGGTCACGGGCCGCTTCCCGTGCTCGCCGTCGTCGGCCGCCCGAACGTGGGCAAGTCGACCCTGGTGAACCGCATCCTCGGCCGCCGCGAGGCCGTCGTCCAGGACAAGCCGGGCGTCACCCGTGACCGGGTGACCTACGAGGCCGAATGGGCCGGCCGCCGCTTCAAGCTCGTCGACACCGGCGGCTGGGAGCAGGACGTCCTGGGCCTCGACGCCTCCGTCGCCGCCCAGGCGGAGTACGCGATCTCCACCGCCGACGCGGTCGTCTTCGTGGTCGACGCCACCGTCGGCGCGACCGACACCGACGAGGCCGTCGTCAAGCTGCTGCGCCGGGCCAAGAAGCCCGTCGTCCTCTGTGCCAACAAGGTCGACGGACAGAGCGGTGAGGCCGACGCCACCGCGCTCTGGTCGCTCGGTCTCGGCCAGCCCCACCCGGTCTCCTCCCTGCACGGCCGCGGCACCGGCGACATGCTCGACGCCGTGCTGGAAGCGCTGCCCGAGGCCCCGGCCCAGACGTTCGGCAACGCGCTCGGAGGACCGCGCCGCATCGCGCTCATCGGGCGTCCGAACGTCGGCAAGTCATCGCTGCTGAACAAGGTCGCCAACGAGGACCGCGTCGTCGTCAACGAGCTCGCCGGCACCACCCGTGACCCGGTCGACGAGCTGATCGAGCTCGGCGGCATCACCTGGAAGTTCATCGACACGGCCGGCATCCGCCGGAAGGTCCACCTCCAGGAGGGCGCGGACTACTACGCCTCGCTGCGTACCGCCGCCGCCGTGGAGAAGGCCGAGGTCGCCGTCATCCTGATCGACTCCAGCGAGTCGATCAGCGTCCAGGACCAGCGCATCGTCACCATGGCCGTGGAAGCCGGCCGTGCGATCGTCATCGCCTTCAACAAGTGGGACACCCTCGACGAGGAGCGCCGCTACTACCTGGAGCGCGAGATCGACACGGAGCTCGCGCAGGTCGCCTGGGCTCCGCGCGTCAACGTGTCGGCCGTGACCGGCCGGCACATGGAGAAGCTGGTCCCGGCGATCGAGACCGCGATCGAGGGCTGGGAGACCCGTGTCCCCACCGGCAGGCTGAACGCCTTCCTCGGTGAGATCGTCGCTTCCCACCCGCACCCGGTGCGCGGTGGCAAGCAGCCCCGCATCCTCTTCGGCACCCAGGCGGGCATCAAGCCTCCGCGCTTCGTGCTCTTCTCGTCCGGCTTCCTGGAGCACGGCTACCGCCGCTTCGTCGAGCGCCGCCTGCGAGAGGAGTTCGGCTTCGAGGGCACGCCGCTGCACATCTCGGTGCGGGTGCGTGAGAAGCGCGGCCGCAAGAAGTAG
- a CDS encoding acyl-CoA dehydrogenase family protein, whose product MSTTESAKPSKRSTRQPFDPGDPLGIDDLLDPEDLAIRDTVRTWATDRVLPHIAEWYENGELPGIRELARELGSLGALGMSLQGYGCAGASAVQYGLACLELEAADSGIRSLVSVQGSLAMYAIHRFGSEEQKQRWLPGMAAGGTIGCFGLTEPDHGSDPAGMRTYAKRDGEDWVLTGRKMWITNGSVAGVAVVWAQTDEAGGGPGIRGFVVPTDSPGFSAPEIRHKWSLRASVTSELVLDGVRLPADAVLPGATGLSGPLSCLSHARYGIVWGAMGAARASFEAALDYAKSREQFGRPIGGFQLTQAKLADMALELHKGILLAHHLGRRMDAGRIRPEQISFGKLNNVREAIEICRTSRTILGANGISLEYPVMRHATNLESVLTYEGTVEMHQLVLGKALTGLDAFR is encoded by the coding sequence GTGTCCACCACCGAGTCCGCGAAGCCGTCGAAGCGGTCGACGAGGCAGCCGTTCGATCCGGGTGATCCCCTCGGCATCGACGATCTCCTCGACCCGGAGGATCTGGCGATCCGCGACACCGTGCGCACCTGGGCCACCGACCGGGTCCTCCCGCACATCGCCGAGTGGTACGAGAACGGAGAGCTCCCCGGTATTCGCGAGCTGGCCCGCGAACTGGGCTCGCTCGGCGCGCTGGGCATGTCCCTCCAGGGATACGGCTGTGCCGGGGCGAGCGCCGTCCAGTACGGCCTGGCCTGTCTGGAGCTGGAGGCCGCGGACTCCGGCATCCGCTCCCTGGTCTCCGTCCAGGGCTCCCTCGCCATGTACGCAATCCACCGCTTCGGTTCCGAGGAGCAGAAGCAGCGCTGGCTGCCCGGCATGGCGGCCGGCGGGACCATCGGCTGCTTCGGCCTCACGGAACCTGACCACGGCTCCGACCCCGCCGGGATGCGGACCTACGCGAAGCGTGACGGTGAGGACTGGGTCCTCACCGGCCGCAAGATGTGGATCACCAACGGATCGGTGGCCGGGGTCGCCGTCGTGTGGGCGCAGACCGACGAGGCGGGCGGCGGCCCGGGGATCCGCGGTTTCGTCGTGCCGACGGACAGCCCCGGCTTCTCCGCACCCGAGATCAGGCACAAGTGGTCGCTGCGCGCCTCGGTCACCAGCGAGCTGGTCCTGGACGGTGTGCGGCTGCCCGCCGACGCGGTCCTGCCGGGGGCCACCGGGCTGAGCGGCCCGCTCAGCTGTCTCAGCCACGCCCGTTACGGGATCGTCTGGGGGGCCATGGGGGCTGCGCGGGCGAGCTTCGAGGCCGCTCTGGACTACGCGAAGTCCCGCGAACAGTTCGGCCGGCCCATCGGCGGGTTCCAGCTCACCCAGGCCAAGCTCGCGGACATGGCCCTGGAGCTCCACAAGGGCATCCTGCTCGCCCACCATCTGGGCCGCCGGATGGACGCCGGCAGGATCCGTCCCGAGCAGATCAGCTTCGGAAAGCTCAACAACGTGCGGGAGGCGATCGAGATCTGCCGCACCTCACGCACGATTCTCGGCGCCAACGGAATCTCGCTGGAGTACCCGGTGATGCGGCACGCGACGAATCTCGAATCGGTGCTCACCTACGAGGGAACCGTGGAGATGCACCAGCTGGTGCTGGGCAAGGCGCTCACCGGCCTGGACGCTTTCCGGTAG
- a CDS encoding cell division protein SepF codes for MGSVRKASAWLGLVEDNDERYYDDEYSEDAETGTNQPWVTDPRVQVASEKAEDTGRRIATVTPDSFRDARGIGELFRDGVPVIVNLTAMDPTDAKRVVDFAAGLTFGLRGSIERVATRVFLLTPAHTRVVNGEAVGRPADGFFNQS; via the coding sequence ATGGGATCGGTGCGCAAGGCGAGCGCCTGGCTGGGCCTCGTGGAGGACAACGACGAGCGGTACTACGACGACGAGTACTCCGAGGACGCGGAGACCGGCACGAATCAGCCATGGGTGACCGACCCCCGCGTGCAGGTGGCTTCCGAGAAGGCCGAGGACACGGGACGCCGGATCGCCACCGTCACACCGGACAGCTTCCGGGACGCGCGGGGCATCGGCGAGCTCTTCCGGGACGGCGTGCCGGTGATCGTCAACCTCACGGCCATGGATCCCACCGACGCGAAGCGCGTCGTGGACTTCGCCGCGGGACTGACCTTCGGGCTGCGCGGCTCCATCGAGCGCGTGGCGACCAGAGTCTTCCTGCTGACCCCCGCCCACACCAGAGTGGTCAACGGCGAAGCCGTCGGCCGGCCGGCCGACGGCTTCTTCAACCAGAGCTGA